A portion of the Candidatus Eisenbacteria bacterium genome contains these proteins:
- a CDS encoding acyl-CoA thioesterase — protein sequence MHRFEIRVRYGDTDQMGWVYYGNYLRWFEIGRAEMMRSLGRSYREVEDGLGVLMPVLEAHCRYFHGARYDERVTLETGLLDHDRASMRFGYRVRGEDGAVCAIGWTSHCFTTREAKLVRPPAMLRDLLGVAPVVDAELRAQLGEPAGGGVSS from the coding sequence ATGCATCGTTTCGAGATCCGCGTGCGTTACGGCGACACCGACCAGATGGGCTGGGTCTACTACGGAAACTACCTGCGCTGGTTCGAGATCGGTCGCGCCGAGATGATGCGCTCGCTCGGGCGCAGCTACCGCGAGGTCGAGGACGGCCTGGGCGTGCTGATGCCGGTGCTCGAGGCGCACTGCCGCTACTTTCACGGCGCGCGATACGACGAGCGCGTCACCCTCGAGACCGGCCTGCTCGACCATGACCGCGCGAGCATGCGGTTCGGCTACCGTGTGCGCGGCGAGGACGGCGCGGTGTGCGCGATCGGCTGGACCTCGCACTGCTTCACGACCCGCGAGGCGAAGCTCGTGCGCCCGCCGGCGATGCTGCGCGACCTGCTGGGCGTGGCGCCGGTGGTGGACGCGGAGTTGCGCGCGCAACTCGGCGAGCCGGCGGGCGGAGGCGTCAGCTCGTGA
- a CDS encoding DUF3467 domain-containing protein, producing MDAPQPQPQPLEIGLGEREAEGIYANLVFITHSQAEVILDFARALPGLPKARVFSRIIMTPQHAKGLLGALEQNLRNYENNFGPIKLPGEPSKGKELGFTS from the coding sequence GTGGACGCACCGCAGCCGCAGCCCCAACCCCTCGAGATCGGCCTCGGCGAACGCGAGGCCGAGGGCATCTACGCGAACCTCGTCTTCATCACCCACTCGCAGGCCGAGGTCATCCTCGACTTCGCGCGTGCCCTGCCCGGCCTGCCGAAGGCCCGCGTGTTCTCGCGCATCATCATGACGCCGCAGCACGCCAAGGGACTGCTCGGGGCGCTCGAGCAGAACCTGCGGAACTACGAGAACAACTTCGGACCCATCAAGCTGCCGGGCGAACCGAGCAAGGGCAAGGAACTGGGGTTCACGAGCTGA
- the selD gene encoding selenide, water dikinase SelD — MEVPDARLTATVAAAGCAAKLGPGDLRLALGRLKQPRRDRRVLVDASTLDDAGIFAHGRGEVLVQTVDFFTPIVDDPYDFGQVAAANALSDIWAMGGQPLTALALLCVPDHGVDSEVVAAILQGGLDKVHEAGASVVGGHSLRDPELKFGYAVTGVAKRRRLLLNSGVRRGDRLYLTKPLGTGVLTTALKRGLLEAPLLRRVTRQMATLNRAAAEQAVAFGSRAATDVTGFSLLGHASQMADASGVTLLLRPTADWLLPRVREFLAADVQPGGLARNRDFYRARIAPGAVPDDLLKALYDPQTSGGLLVAMPARRAAAFESALRRRRLWHVAAGEAIAREATAVRLDDGARVVV; from the coding sequence ATCGAAGTCCCGGACGCGCGGCTCACCGCGACGGTGGCCGCCGCCGGATGTGCTGCGAAGCTCGGTCCCGGCGACCTTCGCCTGGCGCTGGGCCGGCTGAAGCAACCCCGGCGCGACCGCCGCGTGCTGGTGGACGCGTCCACCCTGGACGACGCGGGAATCTTCGCGCACGGCCGGGGGGAGGTGCTGGTCCAGACGGTGGATTTCTTCACCCCGATCGTGGACGACCCGTACGACTTCGGGCAGGTGGCGGCCGCGAACGCCCTGTCCGACATCTGGGCGATGGGCGGCCAGCCGCTCACCGCGCTCGCGCTGCTGTGCGTGCCGGACCACGGAGTGGACTCCGAAGTGGTTGCCGCGATCCTGCAGGGCGGGCTCGACAAGGTTCACGAGGCGGGGGCGAGCGTCGTCGGCGGGCACAGCCTGCGGGATCCGGAGCTGAAGTTCGGATACGCGGTGACGGGCGTCGCGAAGCGCCGCCGGCTGCTGCTCAACAGCGGAGTCCGCCGCGGGGACCGGCTCTACCTGACGAAGCCGCTGGGCACCGGCGTGCTGACGACCGCTCTCAAGCGCGGGCTGCTCGAAGCGCCGCTGCTGCGGCGCGTCACACGGCAGATGGCGACGCTCAATCGCGCCGCCGCCGAGCAGGCGGTCGCCTTCGGTTCGCGCGCCGCGACCGACGTGACCGGGTTCAGCCTGCTCGGCCATGCCTCGCAGATGGCGGACGCCAGCGGCGTGACGCTGCTGCTGCGGCCGACGGCCGACTGGCTGCTGCCGCGCGTGCGCGAGTTCCTCGCGGCCGACGTGCAACCCGGAGGCCTCGCCCGCAACCGGGATTTCTACCGGGCCCGGATCGCGCCGGGAGCGGTGCCGGACGATCTTCTGAAGGCGTTGTACGATCCGCAGACGTCCGGCGGCCTGCTCGTGGCGATGCCCGCGCGCCGGGCGGCGGCCTTCGAGTCGGCGCTTCGCCGTCGTCGCCTGTGGCACGTGGCGGCCGGCGAGGCGATCGCGCGCGAGGCGACGGCCGTGCGCCTCGACGACGGCGCTCGGGTCGTGGTGTGA
- a CDS encoding lysophospholipid acyltransferase family protein — MKTHALEALLVRGLFGASRALPWPGGTAVGAAAGGLARALGLRRRVAESNLALAFPERTAQERAAILAAHWREVGRIAAEYARLPELARARADAVAEAHGLGHLEALRGRGALLLTGHFGNFELLGAHLARLNPVDFVVKPLSNPKVEALVNDLRSRAGVGIIPLGGGVKHVFKALRAGRWVALLADQDARRHGVFVPFFGRLASTPEGPARLSLQTGAPIVFGTIRRRADGRHRLDVDPPHASAGPPDEAHVRALTAWHAARLEREVRAAPEHWFWLHRRWKTPPPTPSGS; from the coding sequence GTGAAGACGCACGCGCTCGAGGCGCTGCTGGTGAGGGGCTTGTTCGGCGCCAGCCGGGCGCTGCCCTGGCCGGGGGGCACGGCCGTGGGAGCGGCCGCGGGCGGGCTCGCGCGCGCGCTCGGACTGCGCCGGCGCGTCGCGGAGTCGAACCTGGCGCTCGCCTTTCCGGAGCGAACCGCGCAGGAGCGCGCCGCCATCCTCGCCGCGCACTGGCGCGAAGTGGGCCGGATCGCCGCCGAGTATGCGCGGCTGCCCGAACTGGCGCGCGCGCGCGCGGACGCCGTCGCCGAAGCGCACGGCCTCGGGCACCTCGAGGCCCTGCGCGGCCGCGGCGCGCTGCTGCTGACCGGGCACTTCGGCAACTTCGAGCTGCTCGGCGCGCACCTCGCGCGGCTCAACCCCGTGGACTTCGTGGTCAAGCCGCTCTCGAACCCGAAGGTCGAAGCGCTGGTCAACGACCTGCGCTCGCGCGCCGGCGTCGGAATCATTCCGCTCGGCGGCGGCGTGAAGCACGTCTTCAAGGCGCTGCGCGCCGGCCGCTGGGTGGCGCTGCTCGCCGATCAGGATGCCCGTCGTCACGGCGTGTTCGTGCCCTTCTTCGGCCGCCTCGCGAGCACCCCCGAGGGGCCCGCGAGGCTGTCGCTCCAGACCGGCGCGCCGATCGTCTTCGGAACGATCCGCCGGCGCGCCGACGGACGGCATCGCCTCGACGTGGACCCGCCGCACGCGAGCGCCGGCCCGCCGGACGAGGCGCACGTGCGCGCGCTCACCGCCTGGCACGCGGCACGGCTCGAACGCGAAGTGCGCGCCGCGCCGGAACACTGGTTCTGGCTCCACCGCCGCTGGAAGACTCCACCGCCCACGCCCTCCGGGAGCTGA
- the glmS gene encoding glutamine--fructose-6-phosphate transaminase (isomerizing): MCGIVGYVGSRDCLPVLIEGIKRLEYRGYDSAGVAVQTPSELCVVKSAGKIRALESRLKQGAPAGTFGIAHTRWATHGEPNDVNAHPHTDEQCTVALVHNGIIENYATLKAALEAEGHTFATQTDTEVLAHLIEKHVRRGLKLERAVGAALRDVEGTYGIAVMCSSEPGTVVGARHGSPMVLGIADGEYYLASDVAAIVEHTRQVIYLDDGEMAVLTPDGFHTTTIANERVEKAVHDVDWDLSQIEKGGFDHFMLKEIMEQPDAVRNAMRGRLNVEEGLARLGGLNMTPEQLREIRRIIILGCGTSWHAGLIGEYMLEEFARVPVEVEYASEFRYRNPIVDEGTLVLVISQSGETIDTLAAMREARRKGARALGIVNVVGSTIARESDGGVYIHAGPEIGVASTKAFTSQVTVLALLTLALGRHRGLSRDYGLEVARELAALPAKLERVLATDDAVRRIASQYVKHNNFIYLGRGFNFPVALEGALKLKEISYIHAEGYPAAEMKHGPIALIDEHMPVVFICTRDSAYEKVVSNMMEVRARKGRIIAIATEGDEDVATRADHVLYVPSSIPMLQPILSVVPLQLLAYHVAVARGCDVDQPRNLAKSVTVE; encoded by the coding sequence ATGTGTGGAATCGTCGGGTACGTCGGCAGCCGGGACTGCCTTCCCGTCCTGATCGAGGGCATCAAGCGGCTCGAGTACCGCGGCTACGATTCGGCGGGTGTCGCCGTGCAGACCCCGTCGGAGCTGTGCGTCGTCAAGTCGGCCGGCAAGATCCGTGCGCTCGAGAGCCGGCTCAAGCAGGGCGCTCCCGCGGGCACGTTCGGCATCGCGCACACCCGCTGGGCGACGCACGGCGAGCCGAACGACGTGAACGCCCATCCGCACACCGACGAGCAGTGCACGGTCGCGCTCGTCCACAACGGCATCATCGAGAACTACGCGACGCTCAAGGCCGCGCTCGAGGCGGAAGGCCACACGTTCGCGACCCAGACCGACACCGAAGTCCTCGCGCACCTGATCGAGAAGCACGTCCGTCGCGGGCTCAAGCTGGAGCGCGCGGTCGGGGCGGCGCTGCGCGACGTCGAGGGCACGTACGGCATCGCGGTGATGTGCTCGAGCGAGCCCGGCACCGTGGTGGGGGCGCGTCACGGCAGCCCGATGGTGCTGGGCATCGCCGACGGCGAGTACTACCTCGCGTCCGACGTCGCCGCGATCGTCGAGCACACGCGCCAGGTCATCTACCTGGACGACGGCGAGATGGCCGTGCTGACCCCCGACGGCTTCCACACCACGACGATCGCGAACGAGCGGGTCGAGAAGGCCGTTCACGACGTGGACTGGGACCTGAGCCAGATCGAGAAGGGCGGTTTCGATCACTTCATGCTGAAGGAGATCATGGAGCAGCCCGACGCGGTGCGGAACGCGATGCGCGGACGGCTCAACGTCGAGGAAGGGCTCGCGCGTCTCGGCGGGCTCAACATGACCCCCGAACAACTGCGCGAGATCCGGCGCATCATCATTCTCGGATGCGGCACCTCGTGGCACGCGGGACTGATCGGCGAGTACATGCTCGAGGAGTTCGCCCGGGTTCCGGTCGAGGTCGAGTACGCGTCCGAGTTCCGCTACCGGAACCCGATCGTGGACGAGGGCACGCTGGTGCTCGTGATCTCGCAGTCGGGCGAGACGATCGACACGCTGGCGGCGATGCGGGAGGCGCGGCGCAAGGGCGCGCGGGCGCTGGGCATCGTGAACGTGGTGGGTTCGACCATCGCCCGCGAGTCCGACGGCGGCGTCTACATTCACGCCGGCCCCGAGATCGGCGTGGCCTCGACCAAGGCGTTCACCAGCCAGGTCACCGTGCTGGCCCTGCTGACGCTGGCGCTCGGGCGGCACCGGGGCCTGTCGCGCGATTACGGGCTCGAGGTCGCGCGCGAACTGGCCGCCCTGCCCGCGAAGCTCGAACGCGTGCTCGCGACCGACGACGCGGTGCGGCGCATCGCCTCGCAGTACGTGAAGCACAACAACTTCATCTACCTCGGCCGGGGCTTCAACTTCCCGGTCGCGCTCGAGGGCGCGCTCAAGCTGAAGGAGATCTCCTACATCCACGCCGAGGGCTATCCGGCGGCCGAAATGAAGCACGGGCCGATCGCCCTCATTGACGAGCACATGCCGGTGGTCTTCATCTGCACGCGGGACAGCGCCTACGAGAAGGTCGTCAGCAACATGATGGAGGTGCGGGCGCGCAAGGGGCGCATCATCGCGATCGCGACCGAGGGCGACGAGGACGTCGCGACGCGCGCGGACCACGTGCTGTACGTGCCGAGCAGCATCCCGATGCTGCAGCCCATTCTCTCGGTCGTGCCGCTCCAGCTGCTCGCGTATCACGTCGCGGTCGCGCGCGGCTGCGACGTGGACCAGCCGCGCAACCTGGCCAAGAGCGTCACCGTTGAGTGA
- the lepA gene encoding elongation factor 4, producing MALLNDPRTRDIRNFCIVAHIDHGKSTLADRLLEITHTLTPQQMKAQVLDDMDLEREKGITIKSHAIAMEYVARDGRKYELNLIDTPGHVDFTYEVSRSLAACEGAILVVDASQGIEAQTLSNYFLARDQHLAIVGAINKIDLPAARPDDVALEIEHVAGVPAEQVCRISAKTGHGVAELLERVISDVPAPAGDPDAPLRALIFDSKFDQYRGVVCLVRLVDGSVRAGDHIRFLSTGKEHEVTEVGRLRLRLEPAAELHAGQVGYVVAGVKSVADARVGDTIGLASQEATEPLAGFRETKSMVFSGLYPIDAEQYEALKEALARLRLNDASLMYEPETSVALGFGFRVGFLGLLHLEIIQERLRREFQIDLIATTPSVEYHILLTDGEFLKIDNPANMPPVQNIETIEEPLVLAHVVTPTDYLGNVMKLCQERRGAFVDMVHLEEKRVRIAYRLPLGEIVLDFYDRLKSVSRGYASLDYEFAGHQASDVVKLDILLNGEPVDALSAIVHRDKAYTYGSSLCEKLKELIPRQMFQVAIQAAIGGKIIARETLGAMRKNVIAKCYGGDISRKRKLLEKQKEGKRRMKQIGTVEVPQEAFLAVLRVDRS from the coding sequence ATGGCACTTTTGAACGATCCGCGCACACGCGACATCCGCAACTTCTGCATCGTGGCCCACATCGACCACGGCAAGAGCACGCTGGCGGACCGGCTGCTCGAGATCACGCACACGCTGACGCCGCAGCAGATGAAGGCGCAGGTGCTCGACGACATGGATCTCGAACGCGAGAAGGGGATCACGATCAAGTCGCACGCGATCGCCATGGAGTACGTCGCCCGCGACGGCCGGAAGTACGAGCTGAACCTGATCGACACGCCCGGGCACGTGGACTTCACGTACGAGGTCTCGCGCAGCCTGGCGGCCTGCGAGGGCGCGATTCTCGTCGTGGACGCCTCCCAGGGAATCGAGGCGCAGACGCTGTCGAACTACTTTCTCGCCCGCGACCAGCACCTCGCGATCGTCGGGGCGATCAACAAGATCGATCTGCCGGCCGCCCGTCCGGACGACGTGGCGCTCGAGATCGAGCACGTCGCCGGAGTCCCGGCCGAACAGGTGTGCCGAATCAGCGCCAAGACCGGTCACGGCGTCGCCGAACTGCTCGAGCGCGTGATCTCCGACGTGCCCGCTCCCGCGGGCGACCCCGACGCGCCGCTGCGCGCGCTCATCTTCGACTCGAAGTTCGACCAGTACCGCGGCGTCGTGTGCCTCGTCCGCCTGGTGGACGGCAGCGTGCGCGCGGGCGACCACATCCGCTTCCTGTCCACCGGCAAGGAGCACGAGGTGACGGAGGTCGGCCGCCTGCGGCTCCGGCTCGAACCCGCCGCCGAGCTGCACGCCGGGCAGGTCGGCTACGTGGTGGCCGGGGTCAAGTCCGTCGCCGACGCACGGGTGGGCGACACCATCGGTCTCGCCTCGCAGGAGGCGACCGAGCCGCTGGCGGGCTTCCGCGAGACCAAGTCCATGGTCTTCTCGGGGCTCTACCCGATCGACGCCGAGCAGTACGAGGCGCTCAAGGAAGCGCTCGCCAGGCTGCGGCTCAACGACGCCTCCCTGATGTACGAGCCGGAGACCTCGGTGGCCCTCGGGTTCGGGTTTCGCGTCGGCTTCCTGGGACTGCTGCACCTCGAGATCATCCAGGAACGACTGCGGCGCGAGTTCCAGATCGACCTCATCGCGACGACCCCGAGCGTCGAGTACCACATCCTGCTCACCGACGGGGAGTTCCTGAAGATCGACAACCCGGCCAACATGCCGCCGGTGCAGAACATCGAGACGATCGAGGAGCCGCTGGTGCTCGCGCACGTGGTCACCCCGACCGACTACCTCGGCAACGTCATGAAGCTCTGTCAGGAGCGGCGCGGGGCGTTCGTGGACATGGTGCATCTCGAGGAGAAGCGGGTGCGGATCGCCTACCGCCTGCCGCTCGGCGAGATCGTGCTCGACTTCTACGACCGGCTGAAGTCGGTCTCGCGGGGTTACGCGTCGCTGGACTACGAGTTCGCCGGGCATCAGGCGTCCGACGTGGTCAAGCTCGACATCCTGCTGAACGGCGAGCCCGTGGACGCGCTGTCGGCGATCGTCCACAGGGACAAGGCCTACACCTACGGCAGTTCGCTGTGCGAGAAGCTCAAGGAACTGATCCCGCGGCAGATGTTCCAGGTGGCGATCCAGGCCGCCATCGGCGGCAAGATCATCGCCCGCGAAACGCTCGGGGCGATGCGCAAGAACGTCATCGCGAAATGCTACGGTGGCGACATTTCGCGCAAGCGCAAGCTGCTCGAGAAGCAGAAGGAAGGCAAGCGGCGCATGAAGCAGATCGGCACCGTCGAGGTGCCGCAGGAAGCGTTCCTCGCGGTGCTGCGAGTGGACCGGAGCTGA
- the glmM gene encoding phosphoglucosamine mutase yields MISVAGVRGVVGETLTPPVLSRFAAAFARSLGDGPVVVGRDARTSGPMVLSAVSAGLSAAGRDVVDLGLATTPATQLAVEHLRAAGGVILTASHNPAPWNALKFLSARGEFLGPGEGRLVRERYEADRDLWLAWDRLGEVRAEPGALGWHLERVLGLGCVDVAAIRARALRVVVDGCASVGGVAVPALLERLGASVVELDCEPNGAFTRELEPLPEHLGALGRRVREEHADLGIALDPDADRAAFVDAAGVPLGEEYTVAIGTRVVLARERGPVVTNLSTSRMLDAVCDEAGVELHRTPVGEAHVVAAMHARGAIAGGEGNGGMILPAAHHGRDGLVAMALLAQAMSGGATIRSLADSLPRYVMVKDKLKRPDEPWDRAGVRLRDAFAGWSVDETDGLRFARGAEWVHVRPSGTEPVVRVIAETPSTDATRTLIGLARQALAG; encoded by the coding sequence ATGATCAGTGTCGCCGGTGTGCGTGGCGTGGTCGGCGAAACGCTGACCCCACCGGTGCTGAGCCGCTTCGCGGCGGCGTTCGCCCGCTCGCTCGGCGACGGGCCGGTGGTCGTCGGCCGTGACGCGCGCACCAGCGGGCCCATGGTGCTCAGCGCCGTCAGCGCGGGACTGAGCGCGGCGGGCCGCGACGTCGTGGACCTCGGGCTGGCGACGACGCCCGCGACGCAGCTGGCGGTCGAGCACCTGCGCGCGGCCGGCGGCGTGATCCTGACCGCGAGCCACAACCCGGCGCCCTGGAACGCGCTCAAGTTCCTGTCCGCGCGCGGCGAGTTCCTGGGGCCCGGGGAAGGACGACTCGTGCGCGAGCGCTACGAGGCCGACCGCGACCTGTGGCTGGCCTGGGACCGGCTCGGCGAGGTGCGTGCGGAGCCCGGCGCGCTCGGCTGGCACCTCGAGCGCGTGCTCGGGCTCGGCTGCGTGGACGTGGCGGCGATCCGCGCGCGCGCGCTGCGGGTGGTGGTGGACGGCTGCGCGAGCGTCGGCGGCGTCGCCGTCCCGGCGCTGCTCGAGCGGCTCGGCGCCAGCGTCGTGGAGCTCGACTGCGAGCCCAACGGGGCGTTCACGCGCGAGCTCGAGCCCCTGCCGGAGCACCTCGGCGCGCTCGGGCGAAGGGTGCGCGAGGAGCACGCCGATCTCGGCATCGCACTCGATCCGGACGCGGACCGGGCGGCATTCGTGGACGCGGCGGGCGTCCCGCTCGGCGAGGAGTACACGGTCGCGATCGGCACACGCGTCGTGCTCGCGCGCGAGCGCGGTCCGGTTGTGACAAACCTTTCGACGTCCCGTATGCTGGACGCCGTTTGCGACGAGGCCGGCGTGGAGCTCCATCGCACGCCCGTGGGGGAAGCGCACGTGGTTGCCGCCATGCACGCCCGCGGTGCCATCGCCGGGGGAGAGGGAAACGGCGGCATGATCCTGCCGGCTGCTCATCATGGTAGGGACGGGCTGGTGGCGATGGCGCTGCTCGCGCAGGCGATGAGCGGTGGGGCGACGATCCGTTCGCTCGCCGACTCGCTGCCGCGCTACGTGATGGTGAAGGACAAGCTGAAGCGGCCGGACGAGCCGTGGGACCGCGCCGGCGTCCGGCTGCGCGACGCCTTCGCGGGCTGGTCGGTGGACGAGACCGACGGCCTGCGTTTCGCGCGAGGAGCGGAATGGGTGCACGTCCGGCCGTCGGGCACCGAGCCCGTCGTGCGGGTGATTGCGGAAACGCCGTCCACGGACGCGACTCGGACGCTGATCGGTCTCGCGCGACAGGCCCTGGCGGGCTGA
- the hemW gene encoding radical SAM family heme chaperone HemW, translating to MELPAGHPLQPDVPPDSLSDAGPQRRARDEARLGLYVHVPFCAVRCSYCHFSTAAFSGAGVEKWFAAIEREAELRAPLAAGHAFTSLFFGGGTPSALSARQFGRLAAILRAHFTLAPGAEVTLEANPESVRAGLLDAWASAGVNRLSLGVQSFDPGELALLGRIHDDARPAEAVALARAHGFERLSLDLMFGFPGHGASAFARTLERALELGPEHLSAYAFIVEAGNPLSDEVLAGRIAVADDDLQADLHALFLERSAAAGLRFYETSNVSRPGAEARHNLVYWLRRDYLALGPSAHGLWRGERWGNRFSTSAWADSVLAGDSPEDGRESCPPEAVADEIVMLALRLGRGLEPDAYGSRDWQLVRRRYGPAIEAGEREGRLERTATGWRVPAGHRFVADDTIAWLAARAGRG from the coding sequence GTGGAACTACCTGCTGGACACCCGCTTCAACCGGATGTTCCGCCCGATTCGCTGAGCGACGCCGGTCCGCAACGCCGCGCCCGCGACGAGGCGCGGCTCGGGCTGTACGTGCACGTGCCCTTCTGCGCCGTGCGCTGCTCGTACTGCCATTTCTCGACCGCCGCGTTCTCGGGCGCGGGGGTCGAGAAATGGTTCGCCGCGATCGAGCGCGAGGCGGAGCTGCGCGCGCCGCTCGCCGCCGGGCACGCGTTCACGTCGCTGTTCTTCGGGGGCGGAACGCCGTCCGCCCTCTCGGCACGCCAGTTCGGGCGCCTGGCCGCGATCCTGCGGGCGCACTTCACGCTCGCACCGGGCGCCGAGGTGACCCTGGAGGCGAACCCCGAGAGCGTGCGCGCCGGTCTGCTCGACGCCTGGGCCTCGGCGGGCGTGAACCGTCTGTCGCTCGGCGTGCAGAGTTTCGATCCCGGCGAGCTGGCGCTGCTCGGGCGCATTCACGACGACGCGCGGCCCGCCGAGGCGGTGGCCCTCGCGCGCGCGCACGGGTTCGAGCGGCTGTCGCTCGACCTCATGTTCGGGTTCCCCGGACACGGCGCGTCGGCCTTCGCGCGCACGCTCGAGCGCGCGCTCGAACTCGGGCCCGAGCACCTCTCCGCCTACGCCTTCATCGTCGAGGCGGGCAACCCGCTGAGCGACGAGGTGCTCGCGGGGCGGATCGCGGTGGCCGACGACGACCTGCAGGCCGACCTGCACGCGCTGTTCCTCGAACGGTCGGCCGCGGCCGGACTGCGCTTCTACGAAACCTCGAACGTCAGCCGTCCGGGCGCCGAAGCCCGGCACAACCTCGTCTACTGGCTTCGCCGGGATTACCTCGCGCTCGGTCCGTCGGCGCACGGCCTGTGGCGCGGCGAACGCTGGGGAAACCGGTTTTCGACTTCGGCCTGGGCGGACTCGGTGCTCGCGGGCGATTCTCCCGAGGACGGCCGGGAGTCGTGTCCGCCCGAGGCGGTCGCGGACGAGATCGTCATGCTGGCGCTGCGACTCGGGCGCGGCCTCGAGCCCGACGCCTACGGGTCAAGGGATTGGCAACTTGTGCGGCGCCGATACGGTCCGGCCATCGAAGCGGGTGAACGCGAGGGCAGGCTGGAACGCACGGCCACCGGCTGGCGGGTGCCGGCCGGCCACCGCTTCGTCGCCGACGACACCATCGCCTGGCTGGCCGCACGCGCCGGGCGCGGTTGA
- the lepB gene encoding signal peptidase I — MARAKQAKSQLQEYVEAILWAVALTFVLRAFVIQAFRIPSESMVKTLLVGDFLFVNKFEFGPKIPFTHVRLPGLRKPRRGDVIVFQFPPDPTKDYIKRCIATEGETVEVRDKVVYVNGRPLDEPYASHISPDTLPASMGPRDNMPPRTVEPGELFMMGDNRDNSFDSRFWGEVPMDLVQGRAMFIYYSTGGNSWWNYLLDTRFNRMFRPIR; from the coding sequence ATGGCCAGGGCGAAGCAGGCGAAGTCGCAGCTTCAGGAATACGTGGAAGCGATCCTGTGGGCGGTCGCGCTCACGTTCGTGCTGAGGGCGTTCGTCATCCAGGCGTTCCGCATTCCGTCGGAATCCATGGTCAAGACGCTGCTGGTCGGCGACTTCCTGTTCGTCAACAAGTTCGAGTTCGGACCCAAGATTCCGTTCACGCACGTGCGCCTTCCCGGCCTGCGCAAGCCGAGGCGCGGGGACGTGATCGTCTTCCAGTTCCCGCCCGACCCGACGAAGGATTACATCAAGCGCTGCATCGCCACCGAGGGCGAGACCGTCGAGGTGCGCGACAAGGTCGTGTACGTGAACGGCAGGCCGCTCGACGAGCCGTACGCGTCGCACATCTCGCCCGACACGCTGCCCGCCTCCATGGGACCGCGCGACAACATGCCGCCCCGAACGGTCGAGCCGGGCGAGCTGTTCATGATGGGCGACAACCGCGACAACTCCTTCGACAGCCGCTTCTGGGGCGAGGTGCCGATGGACCTGGTCCAGGGTCGCGCGATGTTCATCTACTATTCGACCGGCGGAAACTCGTGGTGGAACTACCTGCTGGACACCCGCTTCAACCGGATGTTCCGCCCGATTCGCTGA